One window of the Verrucomicrobium sp. genome contains the following:
- the aroB gene encoding 3-dehydroquinate synthase: MPLQEVSVPLAASSYIVRVGSGLLAEVGKTLSALHAGPKAAVIADAALRPLLPALRASIEQSGRQCFIAEVPGGEGSKTLDQAAALLSFLAQKGLSRKDTVLALGGGVVGDLAGFVAASYLRGVSWIGLPTTLLAMVDSSIGGKTGVNLPEGKNLVGAFHQPRAVLADTETLRTLPPRELAAGMAEVIKYGLIADPDLFTRLRQGPPPEADLPALIARCAAIKARIVAEDERETGEARALLNFGHTLGHAVENAAGYGTLLHGEAVAIGMRAAAHLSARMHDLDPAAVAEVEAALKAHGLPTHHAGLNREKVLAALGRDKKGAARWILLSAIGRAEIVDGVPQEEIDHLLTLVSRPA, encoded by the coding sequence ATGCCCCTCCAGGAAGTCTCCGTCCCCTTGGCGGCCTCCTCCTATATAGTACGCGTCGGCTCCGGCCTCCTGGCGGAAGTAGGGAAAACCCTCTCCGCCCTGCACGCGGGCCCCAAGGCGGCCGTCATCGCCGACGCCGCCCTCCGCCCCCTCTTGCCCGCCCTCCGGGCCTCCATCGAGCAAAGCGGCCGCCAATGCTTCATCGCCGAAGTCCCCGGCGGCGAGGGCTCCAAGACCCTGGACCAGGCCGCCGCCCTCCTTTCCTTCCTGGCCCAAAAAGGCCTCTCCCGGAAGGACACCGTCCTGGCCCTGGGCGGCGGCGTCGTGGGTGACCTGGCCGGCTTCGTCGCCGCCTCCTACCTGCGCGGCGTCTCCTGGATCGGCCTGCCCACCACCCTCCTGGCCATGGTCGACAGCTCCATCGGCGGCAAGACCGGCGTCAACCTGCCGGAGGGAAAAAACCTCGTCGGCGCCTTCCACCAGCCCCGCGCCGTCCTGGCCGATACGGAAACCCTCCGCACCCTTCCCCCCCGCGAGCTGGCCGCGGGCATGGCGGAAGTCATTAAATACGGTCTCATCGCCGACCCCGACCTCTTCACCCGCCTCCGCCAGGGTCCGCCCCCGGAGGCCGACCTGCCCGCCCTCATCGCCCGCTGCGCCGCCATCAAGGCCCGCATCGTGGCCGAGGACGAGCGGGAGACCGGCGAGGCCCGCGCGCTCCTCAACTTCGGCCACACCCTGGGCCACGCCGTGGAGAACGCGGCGGGCTACGGCACCCTCCTCCACGGGGAGGCCGTCGCCATCGGCATGCGCGCCGCCGCCCACCTTTCCGCCCGCATGCACGACCTCGACCCCGCCGCCGTCGCGGAAGTCGAAGCCGCCCTCAAGGCCCACGGCCTTCCCACCCACCACGCCGGCCTCAACCGGGAAAAAGTCCTGGCCGCCCTGGGCCGGGACAAGAAAGGCGCTGCCCGGTGGATCCTCCTCTCCGCCATCGGCCGGGCCGAGATCGTCGACGGCGTCCCCCAGGAAGAAATCGACCACCTCCTCACCCTCGTCTCCCGCCCCGCATGA